One window of Cellulomonas shaoxiangyii genomic DNA carries:
- the fusA gene encoding elongation factor G, producing the protein MALDVLTDLTKVRNIGIMAHIDAGKTTTTERILFYTGVNYKIGETHDGASTMDWMEQEQERGITITSAATTCYWKNNQINIIDTPGHVDFTVEVERSLRVLDGAVAVFDGKEGVEPQSETVWRQADKYDVPRICFVNKMDKLGADFYFTVDTIVNRLKAKPLVIQLPIGSENDFIGVVDLVEMRALVWRGETALGEKYEVEDIPADLQERAEQYRSELIEAVAETSEELLEKYLGGEELTVAEIKTGIRKLTVNSEAYPVLCGSAFKNKGVQPMLDAVIDYLPTPLDVPAVQGHDAKDDTIVVERHPDASEPFSALAFKVASHPFFGKLTYVRVYSGKVEQGAAVLNSTKGKKERIGKLFQMHSNKENPVAEAQAGHIYAFIGLKDVTTGDTLCDPSAPVVLESMTFPEPVIDVAIEPKTKGDQEKLSTAIQKLAEEDPTFRVRLDEETGQTVIGGMGELHLDILVDRMRREFKVEANVGKPQVAYRETIRRTVEKIDYVHKKQTGGSGQYAKVQMTFAPLDPAEGELYEFENKVTGGRIPREYIPSVDAGIQSAMQLGVLAGFPLVGVKATLLDGAAHDVDSSEMAFKIAGSMILKEAVRKADPALLEPIMAVEVRTPEDYMGDVIGDLNSRRGMIQSMEDATGVKVIRAQVPLSEMFGYVGDLRSKTQGRAVYSMQFDSYAEVPRNVAEEIIKKTRGE; encoded by the coding sequence GTGGCACTCGACGTGCTGACCGACCTCACGAAGGTCCGCAACATCGGCATCATGGCCCACATCGATGCCGGCAAGACCACCACCACCGAGCGGATCCTGTTCTACACCGGGGTCAACTACAAGATCGGTGAGACGCACGACGGCGCGTCGACGATGGACTGGATGGAGCAGGAGCAGGAGCGCGGCATCACGATCACGTCCGCCGCGACGACCTGCTACTGGAAGAACAACCAGATCAACATCATCGACACGCCCGGGCACGTCGACTTCACCGTCGAGGTCGAGCGCTCGCTGCGCGTCCTCGACGGCGCCGTCGCCGTGTTCGACGGCAAGGAGGGCGTGGAGCCCCAGTCGGAGACGGTGTGGCGCCAGGCGGACAAGTACGACGTCCCCCGCATCTGCTTCGTCAACAAGATGGACAAGCTCGGCGCGGACTTCTACTTCACGGTCGACACGATCGTGAACCGCCTCAAGGCCAAGCCGCTGGTCATCCAGCTGCCGATCGGCTCCGAGAACGACTTCATCGGCGTCGTCGACCTGGTCGAGATGCGTGCCCTCGTGTGGCGCGGCGAGACCGCGCTGGGCGAGAAGTACGAGGTCGAGGACATCCCCGCCGACCTGCAGGAGCGCGCCGAGCAGTACCGCAGCGAGCTCATCGAGGCCGTCGCCGAGACGTCCGAGGAGCTGCTCGAGAAGTACCTGGGCGGCGAGGAGCTGACGGTCGCCGAGATCAAGACCGGCATCCGCAAGCTCACGGTCAACTCGGAGGCGTACCCCGTCCTGTGCGGGTCCGCGTTCAAGAACAAGGGCGTGCAGCCCATGCTCGACGCGGTCATCGACTACCTCCCGACGCCGCTCGACGTCCCCGCCGTGCAGGGGCACGACGCGAAGGACGACACGATCGTCGTCGAGCGCCACCCCGACGCGAGCGAGCCGTTCTCGGCCCTGGCGTTCAAGGTCGCCTCGCACCCCTTCTTCGGCAAGCTCACCTACGTCCGGGTGTACTCCGGCAAGGTCGAGCAGGGCGCTGCGGTGCTCAACTCCACGAAGGGCAAGAAGGAGCGCATCGGCAAGCTCTTCCAGATGCACTCCAACAAGGAGAACCCGGTCGCCGAGGCGCAGGCCGGACACATCTACGCCTTCATCGGCCTCAAGGACGTCACCACCGGTGACACCCTGTGCGACCCGAGCGCGCCCGTCGTGCTGGAGTCGATGACCTTCCCCGAGCCCGTCATCGACGTGGCGATCGAGCCGAAGACGAAGGGTGACCAGGAGAAGCTCTCCACGGCCATCCAGAAGCTCGCCGAGGAGGACCCGACCTTCCGCGTCCGCCTGGACGAGGAGACCGGCCAGACCGTCATCGGCGGCATGGGCGAGCTCCACCTCGACATCCTCGTGGACCGCATGCGGCGCGAGTTCAAGGTCGAGGCGAACGTCGGCAAGCCGCAGGTCGCGTACCGCGAGACGATCCGCCGCACGGTGGAGAAGATCGACTACGTCCACAAGAAGCAGACCGGTGGCTCCGGCCAGTACGCCAAGGTGCAGATGACCTTCGCGCCGCTGGACCCGGCCGAGGGCGAGCTGTACGAGTTCGAGAACAAGGTCACCGGTGGCCGGATCCCGCGCGAGTACATCCCGTCGGTCGACGCCGGCATCCAGAGCGCGATGCAGCTCGGCGTCCTCGCGGGCTTCCCGCTCGTGGGCGTCAAGGCGACGCTGCTCGACGGCGCGGCGCACGACGTCGACTCCTCGGAGATGGCGTTCAAGATCGCCGGCTCGATGATCCTCAAGGAGGCCGTGCGCAAGGCCGACCCGGCCCTCCTCGAGCCGATCATGGCCGTCGAGGTGCGCACGCCCGAGGACTACATGGGCGACGTCATCGGCGACCTGAACTCGCGTCGCGGCATGATCCAGTCCATGGAGGACGCGACGGGCGTGAAGGTCATCCGCGCCCAGGTGCCGCTCTCCGAGATGTTCGGCTACGTCGGCGACCTGCGGTCGAAGACCCAGGGCCGTGCCGTGTACTCGATGCAGTTCGACAGCTACGCCGAGGTTCCTCGGAACGTGGCTGAGGAGATCATCAAGAAGACCCGGGGCGAGTAG
- the rpsG gene encoding 30S ribosomal protein S7, producing the protein MPRKGPAPKRPLIVDPVYGSPVVTQLINKVLLDGKKTVAEAIVYGALEGVRDKTQSDPVVVLKRALDNVRPSIEVKSRRVGGATYQVPIEVRPVRATTLALRWLTDFSRARREKTMTERLMNEILDASNGLGAAVKRREDMHKMAESNRAFAHYRW; encoded by the coding sequence ATGCCTCGTAAGGGTCCCGCTCCGAAGCGGCCGCTGATCGTCGACCCCGTCTACGGGTCGCCGGTCGTCACGCAGCTCATCAACAAGGTCCTCCTCGACGGCAAGAAGACCGTCGCCGAGGCCATCGTCTACGGCGCCCTCGAGGGCGTCCGTGACAAGACGCAGTCCGACCCGGTCGTCGTGCTCAAGCGCGCGCTGGACAACGTGCGTCCGTCGATCGAGGTCAAGTCGCGCCGCGTCGGTGGCGCCACCTACCAGGTGCCGATCGAGGTCCGCCCCGTGCGCGCGACCACGCTCGCCCTGCGCTGGCTCACGGACTTCTCCCGCGCCCGTCGCGAGAAGACGATGACCGAGCGCCTCATGAACGAGATCCTCGACGCGTCCAACGGCCTCGGTGCCGCGGTCAAGCGCCGTGAGGACATGCACAAGATGGCCGAGTCCAACCGGGCCTTCGCGCACTACCGCTGGTGA